A part of Quatrionicoccus australiensis genomic DNA contains:
- the hprK gene encoding HPr(Ser) kinase/phosphatase, with protein MRHISLVQLYEDNRDKLLLNWVAGQQSDCMIELKAANNYGADVVGHINVIHPERLQVMGQAEYDWAMRIGERRFGQMFQDLLEAQSPAVIVADGLTPPPMLAEACRQYNTPLILSPKPCSAVIDLLRIYLSARLADTVNLHGVFMDVLGMGVLITGDSGVGKSELALELISRGHGLVADDVVEMARIAPTTIEGRCPGMLRDFLEVRGLGLLNIRTIFGETASRRKMKLKLIVHLQKALAGSDAPRLPLDAQTQEVLGVAVRKVLIPVAAGRNLAVLLEAAVRNTILQLRGIDSMQDFMDRQQRIMLDDDA; from the coding sequence GTGCGCCACATCAGCCTGGTCCAGCTCTATGAGGACAACCGCGACAAGCTGTTGCTCAACTGGGTAGCCGGCCAGCAAAGCGATTGCATGATCGAGCTGAAGGCGGCAAACAACTATGGTGCCGATGTTGTCGGCCATATCAATGTCATCCACCCGGAGCGCCTGCAGGTCATGGGCCAGGCCGAGTATGACTGGGCCATGCGCATCGGCGAGCGCCGTTTCGGCCAGATGTTCCAGGATTTGCTGGAGGCGCAGTCGCCGGCCGTCATCGTTGCCGATGGTCTGACGCCGCCGCCGATGCTGGCGGAAGCTTGCCGTCAGTACAATACCCCCTTGATCCTGTCACCCAAGCCGTGCTCGGCGGTCATCGACTTGCTGCGCATCTACCTCTCGGCTCGACTGGCGGATACCGTCAATCTGCACGGTGTCTTCATGGATGTGCTGGGCATGGGCGTCCTGATTACCGGTGATTCCGGAGTCGGCAAATCCGAGCTGGCCCTTGAGCTGATTTCCCGCGGCCACGGTCTGGTTGCTGACGATGTGGTCGAAATGGCGCGTATCGCACCGACCACCATCGAAGGGCGCTGTCCGGGCATGCTGCGTGACTTTCTCGAGGTGCGCGGCCTTGGCTTGCTCAATATCCGGACCATTTTCGGCGAAACCGCATCGCGCCGGAAAATGAAGCTGAAACTGATTGTCCATCTGCAAAAGGCACTGGCTGGCAGCGATGCGCCGCGCTTGCCGCTCGATGCCCAGACCCAGGAAGTGCTTGGTGTTGCGGTACGCAAGGTGCTGATCCCGGTCGCGGCCGGACGCAATCTGGCGGTCCTCCTTGAAGCTGCTGTGCGCAATACCATCCTGCAATTGCGCGGTATCGACAGCATGCAGGATTTCATGGATCGTCAGCAGCGCATCATGCTTGACGATGACGCCTGA
- the ptsN gene encoding PTS IIA-like nitrogen regulatory protein PtsN has translation MNNPLTNILPASQVLLDLDASSKKRVFEQAGMLFESHLGLARSVIFDSLFAREKLGSTGLGQGIAIPHGRIKGLKQASGAFMRLTTPVPFDSPDGRPVNLLFVLLVPEQATEQHLQILSELAQRFSDRTFREALLAAPDAAAIVTLFQS, from the coding sequence ATGAACAACCCCCTAACGAATATTCTGCCGGCTTCGCAGGTTCTTCTCGACCTTGATGCCAGCAGCAAAAAACGGGTGTTCGAACAGGCCGGCATGCTTTTCGAGAGTCATCTCGGACTCGCTCGCTCGGTTATTTTCGACAGTCTGTTCGCCCGTGAAAAACTCGGCTCGACCGGCCTCGGTCAGGGCATTGCCATTCCGCATGGCCGTATCAAGGGTCTCAAACAGGCTTCCGGCGCTTTCATGCGCCTGACGACTCCGGTGCCCTTCGATTCCCCGGATGGCCGGCCCGTCAATCTGCTCTTCGTCCTGCTGGTTCCCGAACAGGCAACCGAGCAGCATTTGCAGATTCTTTCCGAACTCGCCCAGCGTTTTTCCGATCGCACCTTCCGTGAAGCCCTGCTGGCGGCACCGGATGCGGCCGCGATCGTGACCCTTTTCCAGTCCTGA
- the hpf gene encoding ribosome hibernation-promoting factor, HPF/YfiA family, producing the protein MNLQIAGHHIEVTPALREYVENKLDPVVRHFDKVTGVNVVLSVEKLKQKAEVTLHVPGKDIHVEENGDDLYAAIDALFDKLDRQVQKYKQKVQDHHRGDKPVHHMAD; encoded by the coding sequence ATGAATCTGCAGATCGCTGGTCACCACATCGAAGTAACCCCGGCATTGCGCGAATACGTCGAGAACAAGCTCGATCCCGTCGTTCGCCATTTTGACAAAGTCACCGGTGTTAACGTGGTTCTGTCCGTAGAGAAGCTCAAGCAGAAGGCTGAAGTGACGTTGCATGTGCCGGGCAAGGACATTCACGTTGAAGAGAACGGCGATGACCTCTACGCCGCCATCGATGCGCTGTTTGACAAGCTGGACCGTCAGGTTCAGAAGTACAAGCAAAAGGTCCAGGATCACCATCGCGGTGACAAGCCTGTACACCACATGGCTGACTAA
- a CDS encoding RNA polymerase factor sigma-54, protein MKPALQLKLSQHLALTPQLQQSIKLLQLSTVEMQQEIERYLLENPMLEREDEAGTESFGAAQQFDSPANETTRSEPTEERERDPREEREQEVPSAPSEVDDDRWASDAGTFTGAGRDEDDDSDSRDIHSAATSLREHLGWQLGMTQLSERDRSLVRFLIEALDDDGYLSATLEELWETLPPEYEIELEELEIALHHIQHFDPTGIGARSPSECLALQLKAMPADEVQALALAIVEKHLELLAARDFAKIRRLTACDDDELKAAQSLIVSLNPRPGARFSQTEARYITPDVMVRKLKGKWTAYINPDAYPRLRINRLYAEILSRQRRGNGNLTGQLQEARWLIKNVQQRFETIHRVTQAIVDRQRQFFEHGEVAMRPLVLREIADILGLHESTVSRVTSQKYMATPRGIFELKYFFGSHVSTDTGGACSATAIRALIKQLISAEDGKKPLSDSQLSEILGQQGIVVARRTVAKYRESLNIPPVNLRKTL, encoded by the coding sequence ATGAAGCCAGCTCTCCAACTAAAACTATCCCAGCATCTGGCACTGACGCCTCAGTTGCAGCAGTCGATCAAGCTATTGCAGTTGTCGACGGTCGAGATGCAGCAGGAAATCGAGCGTTACCTGCTGGAAAATCCGATGCTGGAGCGCGAGGACGAGGCCGGTACGGAATCCTTTGGGGCGGCGCAGCAATTCGATTCACCGGCCAACGAAACGACGCGCAGCGAACCGACTGAAGAGCGCGAACGTGATCCGCGCGAGGAACGCGAGCAGGAAGTGCCGAGCGCACCTTCCGAAGTCGATGATGATCGCTGGGCTTCCGATGCCGGGACCTTTACCGGTGCCGGGCGTGATGAAGACGACGACAGCGATTCACGCGACATCCATTCGGCCGCCACCAGCCTGCGCGAACATCTCGGCTGGCAGCTGGGCATGACCCAGCTCAGCGAACGCGATCGCAGCCTGGTCCGTTTCCTGATCGAAGCGCTGGACGATGACGGCTATCTCTCGGCCACGCTTGAGGAGCTGTGGGAAACCCTGCCGCCGGAATACGAGATCGAGCTCGAAGAGCTGGAAATCGCCCTGCACCACATCCAGCATTTCGATCCGACCGGGATCGGCGCGCGCAGCCCCAGCGAATGCCTGGCGCTGCAATTGAAAGCGATGCCGGCCGACGAAGTACAGGCGCTTGCCCTGGCGATCGTCGAGAAGCATCTGGAACTGCTCGCGGCGCGCGATTTTGCCAAAATTCGCCGGTTGACCGCCTGTGACGACGATGAACTGAAGGCGGCACAATCCCTGATCGTCAGCCTCAATCCGCGGCCGGGGGCGCGTTTCTCGCAGACCGAGGCGCGCTACATCACGCCGGACGTAATGGTCAGGAAGCTCAAGGGCAAATGGACCGCCTACATCAATCCGGATGCCTACCCGCGCCTGCGCATCAACCGTCTGTATGCCGAGATTCTGTCGAGACAGCGGCGCGGCAATGGCAACCTGACCGGCCAGTTGCAGGAAGCACGCTGGCTGATCAAGAACGTGCAGCAGCGTTTCGAGACCATCCACCGCGTGACGCAGGCCATTGTCGATCGTCAGCGCCAGTTTTTCGAACATGGTGAAGTCGCCATGCGGCCGTTGGTCCTGCGCGAAATCGCCGATATTCTCGGTTTGCACGAGTCGACCGTCTCGCGCGTCACCAGCCAGAAATACATGGCGACGCCGCGCGGCATCTTTGAATTGAAATACTTTTTCGGCAGTCATGTGTCCACCGATACCGGTGGTGCCTGTTCTGCCACCGCCATTCGCGCCCTGATCAAGCAATTGATCAGTGCCGAGGATGGCAAGAAGCCCTTGTCGGATAGTCAATTATCCGAAATACTAGGCCAGCAGGGAATTGTTGTAGCCCGACGCACGGTAGCCAAATATCGCGAGTCACTCAACATCCCGCCGGTCAATTTACGCAAGACCCTGTAG
- the lptB gene encoding LPS export ABC transporter ATP-binding protein: MSDVKVSTLSAHNLKKRYKSRTVVEDVSFDVKSGEVVGLLGPNGAGKTTCFYMIVGLVAADGGEVYIDDVRLTHLPMHSRARLGLSYLPQEASVFRKLNVEENIRAVLELLKLPAQELDDRLEGLLSELHIGHVRHVNAAALSGGERRRVEIARALATNPRFILLDEPFAGVDPIAVLEIQKIIRFLKERGIGVLITDHNVRETLGICDHAYIINAGRVLASGRPDEIVDNESVRKVYLGEHFKL, encoded by the coding sequence ATGAGCGATGTCAAAGTGTCCACCCTGAGTGCCCACAACCTCAAGAAGCGCTACAAGTCGCGGACGGTGGTCGAGGATGTTTCCTTTGATGTCAAAAGCGGCGAGGTCGTCGGCCTGCTCGGCCCGAACGGGGCCGGCAAGACCACCTGTTTCTACATGATTGTCGGCTTGGTCGCGGCTGATGGCGGCGAGGTCTATATCGACGATGTCCGCCTCACCCACCTGCCGATGCACAGCCGGGCCCGCCTCGGCCTGTCCTACCTGCCGCAGGAAGCCTCGGTCTTCCGCAAGCTCAATGTCGAAGAGAACATCCGTGCCGTGCTCGAGCTGCTCAAGCTGCCGGCGCAGGAACTCGACGACCGCCTCGAAGGCCTGCTCAGCGAACTGCACATCGGGCATGTCCGGCACGTCAATGCGGCCGCCCTCTCCGGTGGTGAGCGCCGCCGCGTCGAAATCGCCCGCGCCCTGGCCACCAACCCGCGCTTCATCCTGCTCGACGAGCCGTTTGCCGGTGTCGATCCGATTGCTGTACTGGAGATCCAGAAGATCATCCGCTTCCTCAAGGAGCGCGGCATCGGTGTCCTGATTACCGACCATAATGTGCGCGAAACGCTCGGTATCTGCGATCACGCCTATATTATTAACGCCGGACGCGTTCTCGCGTCTGGACGGCCGGACGAAATCGTTGATAATGAAAGCGTCCGCAAGGTTTATCTCGGCGAGCATTTCAAGCTCTGA
- the recX gene encoding recombination regulator RecX gives MADPSAALRVAALRLLTRRDHSRAELKAKLAAQAESEEQLEAVLERLQAERLLSDSRYASQRVVARAGRYGNARLKQELRQCGIGDDDIADALPEAGDEAERCKAVWARKFRELPQSAAERAKQMRFLQYRGFSGDAIRRVMRGADE, from the coding sequence ATGGCTGATCCCTCTGCTGCGCTGCGGGTTGCCGCGCTTCGACTCCTCACCCGGCGCGATCACAGCCGGGCGGAGTTGAAGGCCAAGCTCGCCGCGCAGGCGGAGTCGGAAGAACAGCTCGAAGCCGTGCTCGAACGCCTGCAGGCCGAGCGCCTGCTGTCCGATTCGCGTTACGCCAGTCAGCGCGTCGTCGCCCGTGCCGGGCGCTACGGCAATGCGCGGCTGAAGCAGGAACTGCGGCAATGCGGCATCGGTGATGACGACATTGCCGATGCCTTGCCCGAGGCCGGCGATGAAGCCGAGCGTTGCAAGGCGGTATGGGCGAGAAAATTCCGCGAGTTGCCGCAATCGGCAGCCGAGCGGGCCAAACAGATGCGTTTTTTGCAATATCGCGGTTTTTCCGGCGACGCGATTCGCCGTGTCATGCGCGGAGCCGATGAATGA
- the recA gene encoding recombinase RecA has protein sequence MDDNKAKALSAALQQIEKQFGKGSIMKMGDAEIDEGIQVVSTGSLGLDIALGVGGLPRGRVVEIYGPESSGKTTLCLQVIAEMQKLGGVAAFIDAEHALDPQYAQKLGVNVGDLLISQPDTGEQALEISDMLVRSGSVDIIVIDSVAALTPRAEIEGEMGDQMVGLHARLMSQALRKLTANIKKTNTLVIFINQIRMKIGVMFGSPETTTGGNALKFYASVRLDIRRIGSIKKGDEVIGSETKVKVVKNKVSPPFREAIFDILYGEGISRHGEIVELGVAHKLVEKSGAWYSYKGEKIGQGKDNSREFLKANPEIAAEIEAGIREAASTNVIKPVKAAKVDG, from the coding sequence ATGGACGACAACAAGGCAAAGGCGCTCAGCGCAGCGCTGCAACAGATTGAAAAGCAGTTCGGCAAAGGCTCCATCATGAAGATGGGCGATGCCGAGATCGACGAAGGCATCCAGGTGGTTTCTACCGGTTCGCTCGGCTTGGATATCGCGTTGGGCGTCGGCGGTCTGCCGCGCGGCCGCGTTGTCGAAATCTACGGTCCGGAATCCTCGGGCAAGACCACGCTCTGTCTGCAGGTCATTGCCGAAATGCAGAAGCTGGGCGGCGTTGCCGCCTTCATCGATGCCGAACACGCGCTCGATCCGCAATATGCCCAGAAGCTCGGCGTCAATGTCGGTGACCTGCTGATCTCGCAGCCGGATACCGGCGAACAGGCCCTCGAAATTTCCGACATGCTGGTCCGTTCCGGCTCGGTCGACATCATCGTCATCGACTCGGTCGCGGCGCTGACGCCGCGTGCCGAAATCGAAGGCGAAATGGGCGACCAGATGGTCGGCCTGCACGCCCGCCTGATGAGCCAGGCACTGCGCAAGCTGACCGCCAACATCAAGAAGACCAACACCTTGGTCATCTTCATCAACCAGATCCGCATGAAGATCGGCGTCATGTTCGGTTCGCCGGAAACGACGACCGGCGGCAATGCGCTCAAGTTCTACGCTTCCGTGCGCCTCGACATCCGCCGCATCGGCTCGATCAAGAAGGGCGACGAGGTCATCGGCAGCGAAACCAAGGTCAAGGTCGTCAAGAACAAGGTGTCGCCGCCCTTCCGCGAAGCCATTTTCGACATCCTGTACGGCGAAGGCATTTCCCGCCACGGCGAAATCGTCGAACTCGGGGTTGCCCACAAGCTGGTCGAGAAATCCGGCGCCTGGTATTCCTACAAGGGCGAAAAGATCGGTCAGGGCAAGGACAATTCCCGCGAATTCCTCAAGGCCAACCCGGAAATCGCTGCCGAGATCGAGGCGGGCATCCGCGAAGCGGCCAGCACCAATGTCATCAAGCCGGTCAAGGCAGCCAAGGTTGATGGCTGA